The genomic region AGACAGCTTGCGACAATGTTAAAATATTCATGTTGACAATAGTTTCCAGAAAATATGGAGTTAAGAGTAAGAATTtgaaagaataataaaaatcactacaaaaaatgacatattttatcAGGACACTATTGGCGCTTGCACTAATTTTGTAACACATTCTTGCAGGCCCTGAAGTTGTGATTTTACTTATATTTGTTGGCATTCATTATTGCTTTTCATTTATCAacacattttgcattttaaacTTTCTTCTATATAATGCACAATGTTGTGACTGGAAGCATCTGAATATTTTCATGACATTGTAATACTAAGTGTTGTTCCTTGATCCGTTAAAACACAGATGAAAATCTAAGTGTACATCAGCATCTACAACTGACTACAGATATTTTCTTCAGAGCAGATCATATATGTAACTTGTGTCTGTGCATGCATCATACAAGAGCACaacaatgaaatatatttaaagaataaACAATTTACTTACGAACACCAAGGAGCAGGAGCGCCGTAAGAGTCATCAGCAGAGAGTTTTCCATCTGGCAGAAGGTTGTGCCAAACATTTAGTGCTTCATTTAACTTCATTTGACTAAACAAAGTAACTCTATGCACTCAAACTGATAACAGGCCCAGAGGTCAAATGAATGGCCTTTGGTACACAAGAAACCGGTGCTTTTTGTTAGATTTAATTGGGCCTCAGGCCAATTataatgtttcattttgttttccacATCCTTTTCAGGGGTCCAGTTCAGATAAAGCAAAATAATAAGCAACAATGACTTTGTTACTTGCTATAATGTTTGACAACGATGTTTAGCCTGAGTTTTTTATCAGTACGGCAAAGATTTCAAATCGCACCATGACTTTAGCCACAATAAACAAGAACATATTCATTACAATGACACAGagtaatagtaatttattgATAAAAACCAGACTCCCTTTTAAATTAAGGTTTACGTTATTTTAGATATATTACAGTACGACTCGTTTTTAATTGACAACTGTCTTCACTTCGCTTCAACAGTCTTTTGAAGGGTTTCTTCCTCAAAGAGCATCAGACATCTATGAAACACCACGACTTCTAACCAGCTTTTTAACAACATATTATCAGATCTTACCTTGCCTGTGACTGACAAGAACAATGTGTGCAGCAAGTGACAAGAAAAATTAAGTGAAAGGAAATAAGCAGAGGTGTGGAGCTACAATCTTCATTCCCCGCCCCcatcctctctctctccatatAGAGCGTGTCTTTTATTCTCAAATGTTGTTTGATTGCACATTGCACTGCTTCCTCACTTCAAAGAGAGCAGCAatcaaaaaaatgaagaaaagctTGAACAAAAAAATTGCGAGTGTGGGGAAGTGGGAGGAGAAAAGGTAATAAGATATTGTCTAATTtgatattaaatgtttaaaaaaataattgtaaaacaaattttaaatatatatacaaatattaaatttataatatttaaatattaaatatttaaatatttttaaaaaagcaaaaaaaatatcttttcatcaaaaaaattacAGATGATTGGTGGAGTAAACAAAGCAGCAAAAATCTGCATattcaaaactgaaaatttttcTTCTTGCATACAGGAACTGAGTCTCTTGTGGTGTACGGCACACTGAAAATGTTCATGCAAGTTACGCAGATGATTAATCGTGCTTGTAGGAATCAACTGCGAGTGCCGTGGCAAATCATTAAAGCTATAAAAACCACCGATATCCACATCTATCCTTTCATTTCACTGTTACTCATATCTTCTTTTCATTCACAATCTTTCCCAACCgcctctctccctccctcactCTCTCGATCTTTCTCAGGTGTCGCCGGGGTTGGTTTACCATATCGTACAGTCGGAGAGACACCCGTAAAGACTGGTTTTTGTACCTGTGCAAAAAAAATCCCCCAACACCCTCTTGAAACTCTCGTCTATGATTCAATATGAACGGAATTTAAACAGTGAGTCAATGAGCTCCCATTTCTCTTCTTGTAAAAACATTGGCTTTGTGTgatcctcaaaaaaaaaaaaaactctgttaATAAGTTTAGGGTTCGTAAGGTTTAAGGTAAAGCCTCTTATattcatcaaggctgcatttatttgatcaaaatgcaGTCAAAACTATAATATTCAGAAAATTTTCTGCTttctaatttcattttatttctaatttaatttaatttaattttgttttctaaTTCTGCtttctaattttaatttattcctgtgatgtcaaagctgaattttcagcatcataactcttcagtgtcacatgatccttcagaaatcattctaatatgatttgatgctcaagaaacatttctcattattatattattatatattttcaggattctaaaagcaacattcattttaaatataaatattcagtaacgttataaatgtctttatcttCATTTTAGATCATTTTAATTCATCTTCACggaatgaaagtattaatttctttaaaaaaaaaaaaaaactaatttttatacttttacatctactactactactaataaaaaaaagaagaaaagtcaaaaattcCAATCAACACAGAAATCAGATCAACTTCAGTGTTTAATATTCACACCCGAAAAAaggacaataaaaataaaaatacacttttaacaGGCTACAGTCATCACAACCAATGCAATAGAATCTCTTTCCTCTAATGCTGCAAATCAATGTGCTAATAAAATTTTCatcccgtttttttttttttttttttttcctctcatcCTCGTGTCGTATCACCCCTCTCCCTCGCTCCAGGTGCTGGGGAGGGAACTTAAACGTGGGGGTTTTGCTACAAACCTGAGTCTTAATTACTGAGTTCATGAATTAGACAAAGCCACCCGAGGCTTGATTGAGGATGCCtctggttttgaattgctttaaAGTACAAAAATAAAGAGTGACCCCGCACGCCTATTCTAAAGCGGTCAGTTCGAAGGCCCCGCTCCCAGCTCCTGTTGCCAAAGAGTTCGGGGTTGTTAGTGTGGAGTGCTAGTGTGATTCACATGGTCCTCCTCAGTTAGGTGGGGCTTTTACAGAACTAAATAACACCTCATAATGACACGCACAGGCCGTTTTGTTGGTTAGGCCTAGACCTTTGTTTTTGGAGGCTAGTGGGGTATTTATGTGGCAGAATCTGAAGGTGGGCTCAAAACAAACCACAAAATAGTGTAAACGCTCTCGATTTGAATCCAGTCCGAACCACGTTATGGCTGACTGGCTGGCTGTGCCTCACTGTGTCTAAATTCAAAGTGTAAAATATGCAGCCACGCATTCGTCTGCATAGTTTTACCACAAAAGGTTTTCTCTACCTTAACGGTAGATGCTGTATGCTATATTTACTAACGTAAGCATGTTATGTAGCGTCTATTTTCTTTGCATATGCTCTGTGCTATGTTATGCTTCACCTGCCCCATTAAATCCTGTGCTATAGCAGATAGATATGTCTATATTAATATCCCTTGTTCTCCGCTTTCCCTTTAATATTAGCTTAATTTGTTTAGTACACTGTCCCTACTAGTGACTATTCCATCTGATCAGTGTCgagtgatatttaaaaaaaaatggagtgtAAGGGTGTAAAGGAAAAAAGAGGGAGCAAAAGAGGTATCGAGAGGGTTGGGAGTGATTGATCGGTGCATTGGTACACTAAGCATTTGTAACAGGGCGCATTGCACCCACTGACATGGATTTCAAATCTGCACACATGGAAGTTGTCTAAATTTATTCATGATAAAGAATAAGCTCGGCTTTATTAAGGAGTTTTCATCTGTGATATAATGTAAAATGGTGCTGTGCTTTCTGGATTGACACTGTCAACAAGGGTCGATATAGACAAAAGAATGAGCCTGTAACGCTTCCATGTAGTGTGGTGTGTTTGTCTCAGCAGAATGATGACAAAATGcttggaaaaaacaaaaaaaaacagccaaatTAGGCTGAGCTGTAACACAATGTTGttagtaaacaaaaaaaaaaaagcatcttgTCATTGAACATAATCAATATATCAATTTTTGCAAACCGATTTGAAAACATGCTTTAAAATGGACAGAAACTGAGCCGTTTAAGACTGTGCCGCCCATATTGAGTCTCTGACTGAGGTTTCATGGGGGAAACAAGCACACGCTCAATCTCAAGTGTCTTTATAAGCCTCAGACAGGAACAGGATGTGACGTGGGTACGCAAACCACAAATCTGAGGGTAGGGAAAAGGCAGAGTAGGAGGAGAAAGGAGGGAAAGAGACGAGAGGGAGGACGatgagaaaaagagaaagacagacacacacagtggCTCAGGAGTATGGTTGTGGTACCCCAAAACCTGGCCTATAAAGCGGTCTACCTGTGGGTGATTGGGTTGGTGGCCCATGGGGGCCTGTGGGGTAGCTGAACCCTCCATACGGGTATGGAGCGGGGTACGGAGCGGGCGTGGGACCAAACTGCCCAAACGGTGGGGCAGGAAATGGGGCTTGGGTGGGGTATGGGCAAGCGGGAGCACCAAACGCAGGCCTGGGAGCGGAGTAGCCTGTCGATGGAGGGAAGGGAGCACCCTGGCTGGGGTAGGGCTGAAACGCTGTGCTAGGGTTAGTGGTGCCCGCTGTGGAGGCTGAGGGGGGAGCAACGGGGTAGGGGGAGTAGGGGAGAGCAGAACTGGAGGCATTGGAGGGTGCATTGATTTTGGAGCTCTGCTGCTGCTGAGGCTGCTGTTGTTGCCACGGCGATGATGATCCAGCATCCTGATTGGTACAGGGTTGTGATGTCATTGTAGCATCTCCTATCCCTTTGCTTTTTTGGCAGAGAATTTCTTGCAGCTTTTCAATGCGCACTCGTCTCATGTGCGCGAGAGAGCGAAGGGAAAGGAAACGTTCGAGGAAGGAGTCCAGTGATATCGAACCCTCCAGAAACTCATCTGCTAGAACCTGAGAGAAAGAGATTGAGTGATTTTCAAATCCTCACATTGTGGGACaaattttataacattatgtaATGCTTCAGTAGttcataaaactttaaatacaaatatacattAGATTCAAAACTTTGGAAACAGTTACACttcatatttttgaaagaaactgTAACTTTTATTCACCTAAGATGAATTGAATTAATCAAATACTAATAAATTACTATttcaattataaaaaaaaaactgtattattcAAGATCTCTGTTCAAAGAATCATATTAAGGATTACATAACAAGATTTTCTTAGTAGACTAGAGTAATGACTGCTCTGGATTGAAGGCTTTGCCAAGAATTACgtgaaatttaattttaaaatatcttaatagtaacatgtttttattataataaattagattcaaattcattttagttataataatttacaatattaatagtttgattatattttgattaaattaaatgttaaattaaatttacactGGTAAACAGaagaatgcattttatttaaaaaccatAAAAATATCTTGGTGTTTCCAAACtgttgaatggtagtgtatatgaaAATGCAATATATGAGTACATCAAGGTTTCCAGACTTTAGCAATTTAAATATACAGGAActaatcatttttaatataatttcaagATTATATCATATAAAAATGTCAATATTATAAACTTATATAGATTATTTCAGTGCAAAACCGCAAGAGCACAGATCACTTTTTAACCCTGATAACCCTGACAGTTTTACCAGCAGtgaaaacaaacatcaaaatgaaaaagaaaagaaaaagaaaatacatgttgatcattaaaaaaaaaaaaaaaagatggtgACCCACCTCTGATTCTGCCTCTGTGTTGGCGCCCTCTGTCTGCAGACGAGACAACAGGCCCTCCGGAGACACCTGCCCCATGATACTGTCTGCAAATAGGGAaagggggagagagagaaacagaagtGAGAGAGAACCGGTACATAAATAGGTTGACTTGTATCAGAGTAAGAAATCGAAAAATGAGAACGGTTATGCAAACAACTCAGTTGGCTAGAAATGTGTAATAATTTTAAACAAAGGAAAAAGCAGTAATGAATGAACTGAGAGAAAGAAAGGTGAAAGAGAATACAGAGAAAAAAATAGGCCAGACACATATCTTCTGTGTGATGTAATGTCACAGATGCAAAAAGGGGGAGGGGAGAATGAATCCTAGAACAAAACAAGCTCATAGAACAGCGCTATATGACAAACATATGCGCATATACAGGAATTTCTGGCTGAACAACATGCTCCATTTAGAAACCCAGTAAGAATTTCTGTGTCTGTTCAAAGGTTCATGGCTCTAGGGTGCCTGAAAGTACTATGAAAACTGCAAGTGCACTTTAACTGTAGTGTGAACAAAAGTTGAAAGAACACTGTAATTTTGATTTCACTTAATCATTGCGCTGAAAGCAGTGTGCTAACAATGgaatctttcaaaaaaaaaaataaaaaatcattctgCTTTCCCTTTTAGAATATTCAAATGAGTTTCCATATATAACACCgaaacactttttaaaaacttCCTAAGatgttttaattttcatttcaaaaattTGCCAATATACAACAACAGGACATTAAGACTTTAAGATATACACTTTTTAAATACAGCTAACAAAATAGCaaaaacagaagaaaagaaaaaaaaaaagattaaaataaagtaaaataaaaaaaactcaagGCTTGCCAATACAATTATTGTTAAGGTATAAAAAGAAATTTGATattgttggttggttggttggttggttggttggtttggtaactttataaaaacatgaatttcAAAAAGGCTATGCagtttataatatattcaatttatttattttctatgaCAATCCCAAATTGTTCCTGTTTAAATtgggaaaataaaaaaacacattaccAACATGAGTAATTTCTGGTCAGTGCAAAACTACTCGCTTCTCCTTCTTGGTTTCAGAAAACCTACTCTGAAAACAATCAATTTCTCACCCCCTTCATTTTACATCAATTTACCCAGCATTCATTCCTGCATTCTCTTTGAAACCTTTACTTTTCTAACCCAAATCAATCCCTCTTTTCTCTTACCTCTCAGGACACAGTGCTGTTTGTATTTCTCCCTCACTTCCTCCAGTTCAGTGTATTTCTCCACCAGTCGCGCCCTCTCATTTTCGAGACGGGGCTTCATGTCCAGGTTTTCCTCGGCCAGACTGCGGTTGGCAGCCAGAGCCATCTCCCTCTCCAGCTGAATGTTCTGAATCTGTAGGAGAAGAAAGAAAGTGACACATGTTAGCATCATGGCTGTTTACATGGCAAAAAAAGGTCAGTATCATTcataaaatttacattatataaaacatttcaacTTAACATAAGATAGAAAATCTAAAATACATTCAGGTGGTACATTTTGAAACATTCCATGCGAGCATgtttctgaataaaagcattttctAGCAGCAtcataaaaattacaattcaacaGAATAAGCTTAATAGTCAAAGGAACTTTACATGAGAGACATAAAGGAGGAACTTCGCCAATTAATAAAAACCCATGGGTAAGTCTTGAGTGCCCCAGTCTACACCAAGTGAAGACGACTTGATCATGTCTTGATTTGAAATTATGGAAGGTACTTCTTTTTATACTAGGGTTTATTTCatacagcttatttttattttcatcccATTTTTTCTGCCACTTGTtagttatatataaattaatcagAAGGTGGTATTTGATAGTCTGATCCGTGTCTGCTCTCTCATTACCAGTGTGTTGGAACACACAGACATTATGAAGTACACAAGGACAGTCCATCCTCAGCAGGACTGTCAAGACTGAGAAGTTTACTTAGCGATGGCTGTGGTGCGTAGTAGTGGTCATTTCTGTATCAAGCGATCATGAGATTACCGAGATGAATGGATATGACACAATTCAATGTAATGTTTTACGCGGCCTTCACGTGCTGTCTGAAATTTCCTACTTCCCACTTCTAAAGTTTTGATTACGAGCTTGTCACGTTCTTTGTTGCTTCTTTGTCACATGCTTTGTTGCTTGAAAGAACAGGAATCATGGAAGACAACAGGTTTTTTCTTGCCTATTTATTGAGGAAATCTTAGTAAAGCAAAAATGATATTTAGTTTCCCATTCGTTGACAACCATTTATACATTTCCCACACTATCTAGACAATGAGCTTGCTGATGATTTTGGAATTTTGGTCAAAAACAGGCTATTTTCTctgtgtataaaacatacattttgctttaaataattattcatatatgTAAACATGGAATACTTTAACAAGGCGATGAAGCTGTTGTGGAAAAACCCCATGAAGAACAGCAGTCATAGCAGCAATCGCTCTCCCCTCCGCCATGTTTAAAGTCTATGGCCCGCCCAACTTGGAAACTTGGGTATAAAATTATCTCTGAGCTTCCCAGTAGTAAGTACGACTTGAGAGGTCTTCCTAATAGAAAATTCGTATTTACGTTAAAATTCAAATAGCACATAAAGGCAGCATTAACTGTGCTGTGGAAATTAAGGTAACATGTCCAGAACagcaatataaacaatataaagtCTCAATAATATAAACAAGTTAATCACACCACAGACTACTACTGTGTCACAAAAATAATGCTGTTCAAATAAAAGTTTTACATCATTCCAAACAGCACTTTTTAGCCTTTCAGTGCTGCATTTACTAAAAACATCACACAAAAAATTGGTGTAGAATccattttcactcagaaattgataataaatttgtaaataataaCAGAGACAGTAAGTAACACAGTGAACTAagcataaaatatttacattttgaaaaaatgaatttttttcttgtaaaacatactcaaATAATCCTTTTTTACAATTTCAAACAAAAATTTTTTAACAATGCAAGCACAACATCCACTGGCACCAGTGATCTCTACAATCTACTTAGGCTTATGATGCTTGTGGGAAATGCAGCTCTGATTGTTCACTTTTATAGATAAGGGTCAAAAACATCAATCCACTGTAgtgttttttgggtttttttgagACTATTCAAAGTTTCTGTACTTaatcttaattttatttttgaccaAATCCTTTTAGAAGGCAAATTACAGGTAATCAAGGTAATCAAGATGAGAAAGACAACACATATCTCACATTCATTATGGAAGTACCaatcattcacaaaaaaaatttctCCTCTGCCAAAGCTCTGAAATATCTTTTACGATCTcgtatattcaaatattatacATAATAATGTGTAACAGTAGGTTTGACGTTAATGATTCACAAGGCCTTTTAA from Megalobrama amblycephala isolate DHTTF-2021 linkage group LG7, ASM1881202v1, whole genome shotgun sequence harbors:
- the vps37c gene encoding vacuolar protein sorting-associated protein 37C isoform X2, with the protein product MEKLQDLSQSELQNLLDNSERVESMALESDEIQNIQLEREMALAANRSLAEENLDMKPRLENERARLVEKYTELEEVREKYKQHCVLRDSIMGQVSPEGLLSRLQTEGANTEAESEVLADEFLEGSISLDSFLERFLSLRSLAHMRRVRIEKLQEILCQKSKGIGDATMTSQPCTNQDAGSSSPWQQQQPQQQQSSKINAPSNASSSALPYSPYPVAPPSASTAGTTNPSTAFQPYPSQGAPFPPSTGYSAPRPAFGAPACPYPTQAPFPAPPFGQFGPTPAPYPAPYPYGGFSYPTGPHGPPTQSPTGRPLYRPGFGVPQPYS
- the vps37c gene encoding vacuolar protein sorting-associated protein 37C isoform X1, which translates into the protein MREGGRVCCIVHHNGTYFCLSWMPQPISILLYRPIVSLLKTSVKPPEPQIQNIQLEREMALAANRSLAEENLDMKPRLENERARLVEKYTELEEVREKYKQHCVLRDSIMGQVSPEGLLSRLQTEGANTEAESEVLADEFLEGSISLDSFLERFLSLRSLAHMRRVRIEKLQEILCQKSKGIGDATMTSQPCTNQDAGSSSPWQQQQPQQQQSSKINAPSNASSSALPYSPYPVAPPSASTAGTTNPSTAFQPYPSQGAPFPPSTGYSAPRPAFGAPACPYPTQAPFPAPPFGQFGPTPAPYPAPYPYGGFSYPTGPHGPPTQSPTGRPLYRPGFGVPQPYS